From the Apium graveolens cultivar Ventura unplaced genomic scaffold, ASM990537v1 ctg3322, whole genome shotgun sequence genome, one window contains:
- the LOC141701087 gene encoding transcription factor bHLH14-like, giving the protein MEDIISSSSSSSFLCHGSPSPTIQQRLQFILQNRPEWWMYYIFWQTTKDSATDRLVLSWGDGQFRGSKDLMLKSNGGASNINANNIGFELERRKVAKGIQSLFTDTITSGVDGIVVDSEFPDSEWFFMVSVTRSFLAGEDNIVGRTFSSGSYVWLVGDQELQFNACDRAKEANLHGVKTLVCISTPCGIIELGSSYVIKEDWSLVHLAKSVFCPDSTSPPAHSNPNRSLSFLDINAGYSRDHIKSTNSGGDEDNIEKQAKMARSSSDLGNSDFESPLDNHHETTMNTRSFNKRGRRTVASGRELAQNHVEAERLRREKLNHRFYALRSVVPNVSRMDKASLLGDAVTYIKELKSKVEELDGKLREEVRKSRYTTDAIYHDTCATQSTSTTTHAYNAPAARSSVLNYGSIQMEVDIKILGSQAMIHVQSPDINYPWARLMDALRMLEFRVHHASVSSVKDLILQDVVIKVPDGLTNEEGLKSAILGTLQI; this is encoded by the coding sequence ATGGAAGACATTATCTCGTCGTCTTCTTCTTCGTCTTTCCTTTGTCATGGTAGTCCATCCCCGACAATTCAACAACGATTGCAGTTCATCCTCCAAAACCGACCCGAATGGTGGATGTACTACATCTTTTGGCAAACCACCAAAGACAGTGCTACTGACCGTCTTGTTTTGTCATGGGGTGATGGCCAATTCCGGGGTTCTAAAGATTTGATGCTCAAATCTAATGGCGGTGCCTCCAATATTAATGCTAATAATATTGGATTCGAGTTGGAGAGGCGAAAGGTTGCCAAAGGGATTCAATCTCTTTTCACTGACACAATAACCAGCGGAGTGGATGGTATTGTTGTGGACAGTGAATTTCCTGATTCTGAATGGTTCTTTATGGTATCCGTAACGAGGTCATTTCTGGCCGGTGAGGATAACATTGTTGGCCGAACATTTAGTTCCGGCTCTTATGTATGGTTGGTTGGCGACCAGGAGCTTCAGTTCAATGCATGTGACCGAGCAAAAGAAGCTAATCTGCATGGAGTTAAAACACTTGTTTGTATTTCAACTCCATGTGGGATAATTGAGCTCGGTTCCTCTTATGTTATCAAAGAAGACTGGAGTCTGGTCCACCTCGCCAAGTCGGTGTTTTGCCCAGATAGTACAAGTCCACCAGCTCATTCCAATCCTAATCGAAGTCTCTCCTTCTTGGATATCAATGCTGGATATTCAAGAGACCATATAAAGAGTACTAATTCAGGTGGGGATGAAGACAACATTGAGAAACAAGCAAAAATGGCACGGTCATCATCAGATTTGGGAAATTCTGACTTCGAAAGCCCTCTTGATAATCACCATGAGACGACAATGAACACAAGATCTTTTAACAAGAGAGGACGAAGGACAGTTGCTTCCGGGAGAGAACTAGCACAAAACCACGTGGAAGCAGAAAGACTTCGCAGAGAAAAGCTCAACCATCGATTCTATGCTCTTCGGAGCGTGGTTCCAAATGTATCAAGAATGGACAAGGCATCTTTACTCGGAGATGCAGTCACATATATCAAGGAACTCAAGTCAAAAGTTGAGGAATTGGACGGAAAACTCCGCGAAGAAGTGAGAAAATCAAGATACACTACAGATGCAATTTATCATGATACATGTGCCACTCAAAGCACATCAACTACAACTCATGCATATAATGCACCAGCTGCTAGATCCTCCGTTTTGAACTACGGGTCTATTCAAATGGAAGTCGACATCAAGATTCTCGGGTCACAAGCTATGATACATGTACAAAGTCCTGACATCAACTACCCCTGGGCAAGATTAATGGATGCACTTCGAATGTTGGAGTTTCGAGTTCATCATGCGAGTGTGTCCAGCGTGAAGGACCTCATCCTTCAAGACGTTGTGATTAAGGTTCCAGATGGTTTGACGAATGAAGAAGGcttgaaatctgcaatacttggAACTTTGCAGATATAA
- the LOC141701083 gene encoding uncharacterized protein LOC141701083 has product MRWYKKRDVKDGEISHPADGEQWKNFDRRYPSFAQEIRNIRLGLATDGFNPFGPTGKKTYSVWPVVIVVYNLPPSMCMKKPYMFMTDIVPGPNSIGKYINVCLRPLIDELKILWNTGVKTYDQSLKQNFTMRAAIMWTISDYLAMSMISGWSGKGKMGCQVCLGSVQGFQLKYCGKRSFYGTNRIFLESNDPLHQKSNLFDKEERRLFRGRLSGEGVKELLDGLVFPPPGKTNSKARSVGYGEEHHWTHVPIFYELPYWSSHSLRYSIDIMHTEKNVFENIFFTIVNAAKSKDHKKARADCKHFGMLPHLWIDEKGKSPKAPYSLTRKQHEEIRLAGPAYWHWIYPIERLLGKLKQKVDNKARVEGSIAERYMEEEILNICSFYFASDTIHNKVRRNEVLFDVQNSENLEVFKYPFQSVGKEGTRYMSDDERELAEEYVLLNSPEVQPYLRKYQDRVMRQRPEITPQALDRIVKSRFKTWFKQKVDKDEVEGPRFRDLLEGPILKVMTFETCQVNGYKFSTKYASGSGIVVKGNLHGNNLDYYGQLQEIIRLIYQGCNHVYLFKCIWFDSVGNDVRINKNRVITIDMTSRLKSNEIFILASQASQVYYAPSVLDPKAKIYTVVKSKSRPIDESIVAQNDIEDAFQEDRSNASTSFSLFVDFAQYGQIPFIRREEEE; this is encoded by the exons ATGAGATGGTACAAAAAAAGAGATGTGAAAGATGGAGAAATAAGTCATCCTGCGGATGGAGAACAGTGGAAAAATTTTGACCGTCGGTATCCTTCATTTGCTCAAGAGATTCGTAATATAAGGCTTGGTCTTGCGACCGATGGTTTCAACCCTTTTGGCCCTACCGGGAAAAAAACATATAGTGTGTGGCCcgtggtgatagttgtctacaATCTTCCACCATCGATGTGTATGAAAAAGCCTTATATGTTCATGACCGATATAGTTCCGGGTCCAAATAGTATTGGAAAATATATTAACGTTTGTCTAAGGCCTCTCATCGATGAATTGAAGATATTGTGGAATACCGGGGTGAAGACATACGACCAAtctttgaaacaaaattttacaATGAGAGCGGCTATTATGTGGACAATTAGTGACTATCTCGCTATGAGTATGATAAGTGGGTGGTCGGGCAAAGGAAAGATGGGATGTCAAGTGTGTCTTGGAAGCGTGCAAGGGTTTCAATTAAAATATTGTGGAAAACGTAGTTTCTATGGCACGAACCGAATATTTCTTGAATCAAATGATCCACTCCATCAAAAAAGTAATTTGTTTGATAAAGAAGAAAGAAGATTGTTTCGTGGTCGTTTGTCCGGTGAGGGTGTTAAGGAATTGCTTGATGGTTTAGTTTTTCCACCACCCGGAAAGACTAATTCGAAGGCAAGGAGTGTCGGATACGGGGAAGAGCATCATTGGACTCATGTCCCAATCTTTTACGAACTCCCTTATTGGTCATCACATAGTTTACGATATTCAATTGACATCATGCATAcggaaaaaaatgtttttgaaaacattttttttactATTGTCAATGCGGCAAAGTCAAAAGATCATAAAAAAGCAAGAGCGGATTGCAAGCATTTTGGGATGTTACCACATTTGTGGATCGATGAGAAAGGAAAGTCACCTAAAGCACCttattcccttactagaaaacaac ACGAAGAAATTAGACTTGCTGGACCTGCTTATTGGCATTGGATATATCCGATTGAACGTTTGTTGggaaaattaaaacaaaaagtcgATAATAAAGCAAGGGTTGAGGGGTCAATTGCCGAACGATATATGGAGGAGGAGATTCTTAATATTTGTTCTTTTTATTTTGCCTCTGACACGATCCATAATAAGGTACGTCGTAACGAGGTTTTGTTTGATGTGCAAAATTCCGAGAATTTAGAAGTGTTCAAATATCCATTTCAATCTGTTGGAAAGGAAGGAACTCGATACATGAGTGATGATGAACGAGAGTTAGCGGAAGAATATGTTCTTTTAAACTCTCCTGAAGTTCAACCTTATCTAAG gaagtaccAAGATCGTGTTATGCGACAGCGCCCGGAAATAACACCTCAAGCTTTAGATCGTATTGTCAAAAGTCGATTTAAAACTTGGTTTAAACAAAag GTTGATAAAGATGAGGTGGAAGGACCTCGTTTTAGGGACTTACTTGAAGGGCCAatattaaaagttatgacttttGAGACTTGTCAAGTTAATGGATATAAATTTTCAACAAAATATGCATCCGGTTCCGGTATTGTTGTTAAAGGAAATTTGCACGGAAATAATCTTGATTATTATGGTCAACTACAAGAAATTATTAGACTTATTTATCAAGGATGCAATCATGTATATTTGTTCAAATGTATATGGTTTGATAGTGTTGGTAATGATGTTAGGATTAATAAGAATCGTGTGATTACAATCGATATGACCTCAAGATTGAAGTCAAATGAGATTTTTATTTTAGCTAGTCAAGCCTCACAAGTATATTATGCTCCTAGTGTATTGGATCCAAAAGCAAAAATATATACGGTGGTCAAATCTAAAAGTCGCCCAATTGATGAATCTATCGTTGCGCAAAATGATATAGAGGACGCTTTTCAGGAAGATAGATCTAATGCATCGACCTCGTTTTCGCTCTTTGTCGATTTTGCACAGTATGGACAAATACCGTTTATTCGGCGTGAAGAAGAAGAATAA